One Candidatus Hydrogenedentota bacterium genomic region harbors:
- a CDS encoding TrkH family potassium uptake protein has translation MNYRFVSRLLGVFCWWVGFWMLLPAGWALWFGERGALGAIAASIGTCLLAGGALLYWGRRANRRMYEREATALVGLGWLLVAALGALPFVYGGVLGPVDAYFESISGFTTTGSSVIAIIEPVPKSILFWRSLTHWLGGIGIVILMVAIIPFLGESGKMLYRSEATGLDKNGLRPRIRETTATLFKIYLFLTVIHTAFLMAAGMDLFDALCHTFGSLATGGYSTRTASIAAFDSVAVESVITVFELVGATNFTLFYLMARGDWRALHRDSEWRVFMAIFAVTTALVIFNLLGAQGSLPADTSQPGAMGSAAFTPAQALRHASFEVGTMMTNTGFASTDFNVWPYFSRILIMMVVITGGCSGSTAGGLKIIRVIILFKIAVLQIQRTFRPHTIRAIRVNNRVVPESVQYGVLTFFLIYISFMAFSTVVMSLLGLPLTTAFSAVVACQNNTGPGLDLVGAVENFAFISIPGKCYLCLVMIIGRLEFFSILVFIFPSFWHRS, from the coding sequence ATGAACTACCGATTTGTTTCAAGGCTTCTGGGGGTCTTCTGTTGGTGGGTGGGGTTCTGGATGCTCCTCCCGGCGGGATGGGCGTTGTGGTTCGGTGAGCGTGGCGCGCTTGGGGCCATCGCCGCCTCCATCGGCACCTGCCTGCTTGCGGGAGGCGCGCTGCTTTACTGGGGACGCAGGGCAAACCGCCGCATGTATGAGCGTGAAGCCACGGCGCTGGTGGGTCTTGGCTGGCTGCTCGTGGCCGCCCTTGGCGCGCTTCCTTTTGTTTACGGGGGTGTGCTCGGCCCCGTTGACGCCTACTTTGAATCCATTTCGGGGTTCACCACCACCGGGTCCTCGGTCATTGCCATAATAGAACCTGTGCCAAAAAGCATTCTGTTCTGGCGCTCCCTCACCCACTGGCTCGGGGGGATCGGCATCGTCATCTTGATGGTCGCCATCATCCCCTTTCTTGGGGAAAGCGGAAAGATGCTGTACCGGTCGGAGGCCACGGGCCTTGACAAAAACGGACTCCGCCCGAGAATCCGCGAAACCACCGCCACACTGTTCAAAATTTACCTGTTCCTGACCGTCATTCACACGGCCTTTTTAATGGCCGCGGGCATGGACTTGTTTGACGCCCTGTGCCACACTTTTGGCAGCCTCGCCACCGGGGGATACTCCACCCGAACCGCAAGCATCGCCGCATTTGACAGCGTCGCCGTCGAGTCTGTAATCACGGTGTTTGAGCTTGTGGGCGCGACCAATTTCACCCTGTTCTATCTGATGGCCCGGGGAGACTGGCGGGCGCTGCACCGTGACTCGGAATGGCGCGTCTTCATGGCGATTTTTGCGGTCACCACGGCGCTGGTGATCTTCAACCTGCTCGGAGCCCAGGGCAGCCTGCCCGCGGACACCTCGCAGCCGGGCGCCATGGGCTCCGCGGCTTTCACCCCCGCCCAGGCGCTGCGGCATGCCAGCTTCGAAGTGGGCACCATGATGACGAACACGGGTTTCGCCAGTACGGACTTTAACGTGTGGCCCTACTTCTCCCGGATACTCATCATGATGGTCGTCATCACCGGAGGATGCTCGGGCTCGACGGCCGGGGGATTGAAAATCATCCGGGTCATCATTCTTTTCAAGATTGCCGTGTTGCAGATACAACGGACTTTCCGGCCTCACACAATTCGTGCCATCCGGGTGAACAACCGGGTTGTCCCCGAAAGTGTCCAGTATGGGGTGCTCACTTTTTTTCTCATTTACATCAGTTTCATGGCGTTTTCAACGGTGGTGATGTCCCTGCTCGGGCTCCCGCTGACGACGGCCTTTTCCGCTGTGGTCGCCTGCCAGAACAACACGGGACCAGGGCTGGACCTTGTGGGCGCGGTTGAAAATTTTGCATTCATATCAATTCCCGGAAAGTGCTACCTCTGCCTGGTGATGATTATCGGACGACTGGAGTTTTTCAGCATTCTCGTTTTCATCTTCCCGTCTTTTTGGCACAGGTCATAA